A single Vicinamibacteria bacterium DNA region contains:
- a CDS encoding aldehyde dehydrogenase family protein, whose protein sequence is MPIQDRLYINGEWVSSGASGVLEVINASTEEVMARVPAGSSEDVERAVGAARRAFEGWAITSVAERAQYLRGLSEGLAAREEEIAHTITGEVGMPLRLSRAIQAGVPIRVMASYAEMLGSFCFEERIGNSLVVREPVGVVGAISPWNYPLHQIVAKVAPALAAGCTVVLKPSEVAPLSAFLLAEVVEAAGLPPGVFNLVCGTGPVVGEVLAAHPDVDMISFTGSTRAGRRVSEIASQTVKRVALELGGKSASILLEDGDMAKAVRSTVSSCLLNSGQTCSALTRLLVPRSRQAEAVKLAADIAGGFTVGDPFGGEAKLGPLVSCAQRDRVREYIRKGLREGAELMVGGPEAPPGLARGYYVRPTVFAGVQPDMTIAREEIFGPVLSVLAYQDEDEAVRIANGTRYGLAGAVWSADGRRAEAIARRLRAGQVDINGGRFNPMAPFGGYKQSGHGRELGRYGLEAFLEVKSLQL, encoded by the coding sequence ATGCCGATCCAAGACAGACTCTACATCAACGGTGAGTGGGTTTCGTCCGGGGCCAGCGGGGTTCTCGAGGTCATCAACGCCTCCACGGAAGAGGTCATGGCCCGGGTCCCGGCGGGCAGCTCCGAAGACGTGGAGCGCGCCGTGGGGGCGGCGCGGCGGGCTTTCGAGGGGTGGGCGATCACCTCCGTGGCCGAGCGTGCCCAGTATCTGCGCGGCCTATCGGAGGGTCTCGCCGCACGCGAGGAGGAGATCGCGCACACGATCACGGGCGAGGTGGGGATGCCTCTCCGCCTGTCGCGAGCCATCCAGGCCGGCGTGCCGATCAGGGTGATGGCGAGCTACGCGGAGATGCTCGGAAGCTTCTGCTTCGAGGAGCGCATTGGCAACTCGCTGGTCGTGCGGGAGCCGGTGGGGGTGGTAGGAGCCATCAGTCCCTGGAACTACCCCCTGCACCAGATCGTGGCCAAGGTGGCGCCCGCCCTCGCTGCCGGGTGCACCGTGGTCCTGAAACCCAGCGAGGTGGCGCCTCTCAGCGCCTTCCTGCTGGCGGAGGTCGTGGAGGCCGCGGGCTTGCCTCCCGGTGTCTTCAATCTGGTCTGCGGCACCGGACCCGTCGTCGGCGAGGTGCTGGCCGCCCATCCTGACGTGGACATGATCTCGTTCACGGGATCGACGCGCGCGGGCCGGCGTGTCTCGGAGATCGCCAGCCAGACCGTCAAGCGCGTGGCGCTGGAGCTGGGCGGGAAGTCGGCTTCGATCCTCCTCGAGGACGGCGATATGGCGAAGGCGGTCCGGTCTACCGTGAGCTCGTGCCTCCTCAACTCGGGCCAGACGTGCAGCGCGCTCACCCGCCTGCTGGTACCGAGGTCGCGCCAAGCCGAAGCAGTGAAGCTCGCGGCCGACATCGCCGGAGGATTCACCGTCGGCGATCCGTTCGGCGGAGAGGCCAAGCTGGGTCCACTCGTCTCCTGCGCTCAGCGCGATCGAGTCCGAGAATACATCCGCAAGGGCCTGCGGGAAGGCGCGGAGCTGATGGTCGGCGGTCCTGAGGCGCCTCCCGGACTGGCCAGGGGCTACTACGTGCGGCCCACGGTCTTCGCCGGTGTCCAGCCGGACATGACCATCGCGCGCGAGGAGATCTTCGGCCCGGTTTTGTCGGTGCTGGCCTACCAGGACGAAGACGAAGCGGTCCGGATCGCAAACGGTACGCGGTACGGCTTGGCCGGAGCGGTCTGGTCGGCGGACGGGCGGCGCGCCGAGGCGATCGCGCGCCGGCTGCGGGCCGGACAGGTGGACATCAACGGGGGGCGCTTCAACCCCATGGCCCCCTTCGGCGGATACAAGCAATCGGGCCACGGAAGGGAGCTAGGCCGATACGGGCTCGAGGCGTTCCTGGAGGTCAAGTCGCTCCAACTCTGA
- a CDS encoding Zn-dependent alcohol dehydrogenase, producing MKAAVCRTRGQPVQVEDVELGRPQQDEVLVRLAASGVCHSDYSVVNGVMPMKLPCVLGHEGAGVVEEVGAGVSHVRPGDRVVLSWVTPCGSCFYCREGQPNLCDLGTKINSHHRMPDGTSRHHKDGEDLQSFSAIGAMAELAVVPAGAAVKLPPDAPLEKAALIGCSVMTGVGAVWHTADVKPGSRVAVFGAGGVGLNAIQGAALVGAERIIAVDVHARKLELARVFGATHVVDGSREDAGAAIRELTDGRGADYAFEAIGSKKTIEQAYAAVRRGGTCVVIGIGPRTESVELNVFMLPVLEKRLVGCWYGGARVHRDLPRLLAMYRAGKLKLDELVTRTYRLEEVNQAFADMERGENARGVITFPGV from the coding sequence GTGAAAGCTGCCGTCTGTCGCACCCGAGGCCAGCCGGTGCAGGTCGAGGATGTCGAGCTCGGCCGTCCGCAGCAGGACGAAGTCCTCGTCCGGCTCGCGGCCAGCGGGGTCTGCCATTCCGACTATTCGGTCGTGAACGGCGTGATGCCCATGAAGCTTCCCTGCGTGCTTGGGCACGAGGGGGCGGGAGTGGTAGAGGAGGTCGGGGCGGGGGTCAGCCACGTCCGGCCCGGCGACCGCGTGGTGCTCTCGTGGGTCACGCCGTGCGGAAGCTGCTTCTATTGCCGCGAGGGCCAGCCCAACCTGTGCGACCTCGGTACGAAGATCAACTCCCATCACCGGATGCCCGATGGCACCAGCCGCCATCACAAGGACGGTGAGGACCTCCAGTCGTTCTCGGCCATTGGCGCCATGGCCGAGCTAGCGGTGGTGCCTGCGGGGGCCGCGGTCAAGCTGCCGCCCGACGCCCCCCTGGAGAAGGCCGCCCTGATCGGCTGCTCGGTGATGACCGGAGTGGGTGCCGTCTGGCACACCGCCGACGTGAAACCGGGCAGCCGCGTGGCCGTCTTCGGCGCGGGTGGCGTGGGGTTGAACGCCATCCAGGGCGCCGCCCTCGTCGGGGCCGAGCGCATCATTGCCGTCGATGTCCACGCGCGCAAGCTCGAGCTGGCCCGCGTCTTCGGAGCCACGCACGTCGTGGACGGCTCTCGAGAAGACGCGGGGGCGGCGATCAGGGAGCTGACGGACGGGCGCGGAGCGGACTACGCGTTCGAGGCCATCGGAAGCAAGAAGACGATCGAGCAGGCCTACGCTGCCGTGCGCAGGGGTGGTACGTGCGTGGTGATCGGGATCGGGCCACGGACGGAATCCGTGGAGCTGAACGTCTTCATGCTTCCCGTCCTGGAGAAGCGCCTCGTCGGCTGCTGGTACGGCGGAGCCCGCGTCCATCGCGACCTGCCGCGGCTGCTCGCGATGTACCGCGCCGGCAAGCTCAAGCTCGACGAGCTGGTGACCCGCACCTACCGTCTGGAAGAAGTCAATCAGGCCTTCGCGGACATGGAGCGTGGGGAAAATGCCCGGGGCGTGATCACCTTCCCAGGGGTGTGA